The genomic region TTTTGCCTAAGACgttgaaaagtgaggattttgagCTAAGTAGATGGCAAATAGACTTGATGGTGGTAAAGAGAggtgaatttgatcaagtttgaaggtgGATTGGATGAAAGAAGTGTGAAACCAACCTAGaatgtgaatttcactcctgacccttccaaagggtccaaagcgaaaaccCCCATAAACACTATTTTCTTCCTTGCTTAGACTAaaaaccttgttccttggacatagtgGGGGTAAATGGACATGTTCTTTGAtgcaagtattgtcattgatgtcaaattaattgaaagcaaaaagcATCTAAAATGACATCACAGAAAGAATGAAAGTATCTAAAATATATCCTAGAGTCGGGTGTTGgtttggaagtttcctggcaaatCTGCACGATGAAGCAGAAGATTACAGTCAGCATGGTTCATATCTATATCATTATCGGaaggcaaaaatcaaaatcaaatgaaaacTATTAATGGAAAGACTTTATACATAATCCGATATATTTATTACCCGATATATAATATGGAAAGACTTTATAATTATCGGCAAATATATTAATATAGCGGCAAGTTTATTACAGCGAAAAAATGTTTTGATGGCGGATATATTAACCAAGTATTTTTGACGGCGCCTCATGAGCTTTAATATATTGAACAATATTATCGGCGGcacactttaaattaattaaagcgGAGATAGACATGGAGCGGCAAAATTAGAAGTGTTGTATAGGGGCTTATATTCATCACATATTATCAACGGTATTAAACCAAAAATAAATCACAACGGCAAAAATTATTAAACTATGTGTTTAGCGGAACTTACTTAATATCAGCTGGGAGAAAATAATATCGTAAATAAATTGCATACCTTATTTTTACGATACATATTATCGGGCTTCATTAAGTTCGATGGTTTGTTTATTATGAAAAAGTATTGTCTAAGGTATCTTGGCATAAGAGTTTATTAATATAAACAAAAGTCTTTGGCAAACAAATACTCCCGTAAAAAGTTTATTAATAGAATTTAACAAAAATTTattgaaatattgaaggatatgacttttcaaactaaaagtcATGTTGGTTTGCAACCGATGGAACTAgcacatatatatatgaatttttaaaaaatgCTTTGAGTGGGAAGTTGATATGCTAGATATATATACTATGTATAAAACTGTGGATTTTTGAAAGTATACCTCACGTAGGTGAAGTAAGAGGTGTGCAAAGAGAAACATGAACAATCAGTCCTAAAAGAGCATAAGTATAGAATATAATAGCAGATATATAAACTTAGCACACGCAGAATTGAAATGAAGAGTAAGGCAGATTTATGATCAGCTTACAACagacttaagaaagaaattgtgacatatttgtatgaagatgtgtatgcaaatttaaagagtgttaccattgtccatcatccattgttacagcaacatgttcaagatggaaaattagatttgtgaagagtgagttggtgctcacaatttCAGCAGagagagttggtgcttccagtgggttggtgctcacaaaacagagttcgggggttggtgcttccagtgggttggtgctcacaaaacagagtttgggggttggtgcttccaatgggttggtgctcacaaaacaaagttagggagttggtgcttccagtgggttggtgctcacaaaattgtaAAAGAAGAAACATAAATATATAGCATTCATTTCCAGCGGTTTTCTCCTGCATTGGATTTccacttaaatctttgtgttattgtgttcatatgcaaaaaattttggtgattgattctatcatataaaatattgaattgaaaagtttcattatactgattcaccccccccctctcagtataactgtgtgctcttcattcttgccttaggaagtgaatgtgttggtgtaaataattattcatcatggatattactacactttacttaagtttacttaggtacatgcatttaatagttctttgggtatgagacacttgggtgtttgtgccacattgggatggtgtgtgtaggagaatttccaccttttatggtgttgatcttatcttgttgttacactccacgtttagtggatgatccacctcatgtggaatattatattatttctcctacctacccacacctatttcctacctacccttgtttcttattgagtcacatgtcatgtttgtgtgctcacatatccctagccttgcctatataagaaggctcatctacattgtttgtacgagcaatcaatctatatcttgtaatgatccaattgatcatattttgcatcttgatacaatacagtttattcctatcatctattttgtctctcttatttgtgctttccattgcctcttaatcttggcaaaatctcacagaatgaaagcattgaaaagtgaggattttgtccaagattgggaatttcactcttgacccttccaaagggttccgAGGCGAAAACCTTATTTGCTTCCTTGTTTAGGCCAATATTTTAGCTCCTTGGGCATATTTGGAAATGGATTaacatgtctttgccttttgaagtgatggaatgtgaaggagtgaaggattttTTGTCCAAGACATGAATTTTACTcccaacccttccaaagggtccagagcgaaattcttgaaaacacctatttttccttggaggaggtcaaatccttggtttttatggcgtggatggaagtggAGTGATGAGTCCTTGCCTTTTGAGGTAGATTGGAGTTGAAAAAAATAAGAAATGAGCTCAAAttatgaattttgctcctgacccttccaaagggtctaaaacgaaattcccaaaatctcttttttcttccaaattttgtgtcaagaccagagAAACGAATATCGCCTGGACTCGCTTGGACTCGACGAGTCCGAGTGTGAGTCACCCTCACCGAGTCCTGGGGACTCGGACTCAGACTCTGCCGAGTCCAGGAGCcagactcgccagactcgccgagtttggcgagtttggcccaaactcgccaaactcggcgagtcccgtgCCTGGGACTCGGCCGGCGGCGAAGtcaatgaaaagttaaaaaaaaaacaattttaaatggtttttttgactttttttttgtgttatttttgttttatacctaaaagtgactttcatttcattcatttgcaaaaataggaggagtaaagtgagataaaaagaataacaagggtgcattgaagaaaaaccagcaaggaagatttcttcaatttcttcaattttcttcaagAGTTCTAAGAGGTAACAttgttttttgagatttttttgtttcttatatgcaaaaattcatttttctattcttttttttttgaaagttttacattttattccaaaatcttttcTATGTTACTATGTAGGCCCAgggtttgtaattttattttttttaaagtagggtttgacaaaccctacaatttaaaaaaaaaaaaattgcaaaccctactttagtttttttgaaaaaaatgttcaatGAGAATGAAATTATGAATGCACAACACAGAATGAATGTcttaatttatttttgcatttgtaatgttttattgcagcaaccttcacattcttatttgcctcaagtttcacaaaacAATCATACAATGTCCTCTTCTAGACctcccattagaaaggaccctgcttggaaatatcatgaggattttctagGGCAAAGAAAAGGTTAAACAAAGTGtatattttgcaaaacaatattccatggacgcatatatagattgaaataccatattgctggtgtgcgtgggcATGATGCCGACCCATGCACAAAAGCAGTCACTGAGGCCGTACGTGATTGCTATGTAatggttgaagaaattgaaaggaaaaggaaagaaaaagaggatctcacaGTCATTGGGAGACATGCACCTTTAGGAACAGGGACAcaattaggttgtgttggagggcctTCTTCCTTACCTTCATATCGTCCCACTCATTTTGCTACTACTCATGCTTCCGGTTCTGCTTCTATAAGTGCCAGTGCCAGTGCCTCTGCCCCTTCTCATGTTCCTAGCACTGGCAgtggtagtgggagtgttagcattggacctaggattcgtaaatctaggttggataccttttttgcacctcgcactactcctgggtcccaacagtcacttgagagcatgggttgaaacaaggaggtccatgatgctgctaaaatggcagttggcaaaTTTTGGATCTATGGCAGTATTCCATTCTTCACAGCCAGGtaaatgttttatgtttgattgttttaatttttataatttgattgTTCGTATTAATTTTTGTTGTATATAGTTCATTATACATAGTACATACTTATCTCATTAAAATTATTTGTGACAGGTcaccttattggcaagaaatggttgatgcccttaccatttgtggggcggggttcaaagccccttctgagtttgatttgaggggacccattttgactgaattggtgaatgatgtgaagaaAGAATTGGGTGATCAATGCcaaatatggagcactaaaggttgcaccatcatgactgatggttggacagacaggagaaatagaactctccttaattttcttgtttcttccgcaggtgattgattaattttagtttcatttaggcattaattttttatttttcatttaatgatttattgaatgatcattgatcttgctttatttttttatttcagggggcacagTTTTCATCAAGtctattgatgcctccgcccattgcaagaatgccacctacctatgtgagcagatagaggaggtgattaatGAGGTGGGTGAAGAGAACATGGTACAGGTGGTGACTGACAATGcaccaaattatgttgctgcaggtaaacttttgattacaaactaattttgtttgcaaattaatttctattttgtaacctcattaattacaatgcaacaaattatgttgttgcaggcagactattgatggagaggcgcccatctatagtttggactccatgtgccgcccattgcattgacctcatgttagaGGATATTGGAAAACTTCCATGGGTCAAGACATGTGTAGAAAAGGcaagaaatgtgtgcaaatttgtatataatcattcatgggtgttggctcttatgagacaatacacagagcataaGGAGTTAGCTcctccaggaatcacaagatttgccacaaacttcatcacattgcagtccatgcttcgtTGTAAGatggccttgagacgtatgattgttggtgaggagtggtcttcctcatcctatgctgccaccccagcagggaaagatatggcagactgcatttttgatgagcgaggcttttggagcccttgtgatgagatagtgaaggtaatttttttataaattctacaatttttatttaactttttgttttataacttattcatcatattctcttatttgctcatgttttaaattacacaatattttcaattttacagtttgttaagcccttggtggttttgttgcgagttgcggatggagaaaagcccgcaatgggctacatatatgagggcatggatagggcgaaagagggcatcaaatctatctatgcaggagatgagagcaagtatggtcccatttggcagatcattgataagagatggcatcatcagcttcataggcccatccatgcagcagcctattatTTGAATCCGGCATTCCATTTTAGCCCTACTTTCAGGGCTGATGCGGAGGTCCTTGATGGGCTATACTCAGTCATGGAGAAGATGGCACCTGTTGGTTGTACTCAGACAGATCTTATGCGAGAGCTACAAttgttctcaaatgcacaaggggagaccttttctcgtcctatcgccaaagaaagtaggacaactatgatgccaggtaaaaataaattgtaaggcttaattttagttttattgtatattgttaaatgagtttatgagagactgattttatttatttttctcatttcaaactcagataattggtggagcttttttggcccaacAACACCAAatcttcagaagttggccattcgcatcttgagccaaccatgcagtgcatctagttgtgagcgcaattggagtatgtttgagcacatacactccaagaggcgcaatagattatccgtggagaagatgaatgatcttatctttgttcactacaacctccgcctgagaatgagaaagaatgcattagctgacatctctcctatcattctagatgaggttgatcctgaggCAGAGTGGGCCATTGAGACAGATCCTGTggctgtctttagtgatgatgacactgattggatcgaccaggtagatatagaggctgaggctgtagccatggcagaggaggagcagagagcacgagcagagagaggagattcagaggcagatggtGATAGTGACACAGATGGTGACAGTGGCACAGATgtttcctgatgttggtgagcatggtgTGGTGTCACGAGGAGCGGCTATGGCTGCCCAATCATCtatgacctaccttagacgccttcgtaggGGGCCAGGGCCTTCATCGGAGCCGACgtcggggccggagggtgcagacTCCTCTGCGCCATAGGCTTGTAGATGTATTTACCTTtgttatttgtatggaacatttgatgatgatcatatgatgacatggattttttattccatgagttttgtaatattgtatacatttgacaatatttatatatctatgtttgttatttccttcagctacaatttgtgtttatgcttatgtgatagatcatagatgtatacttgtgtatgtattatgtaatgaaatgagccaagtttgatgatgttattgtgtcttattcaataaagggtgcatgaaacaagttttaaatcttaaaaaatctctaaattttttgagtttttcactttcccgagtccagccgagtctggagccgagtctgacgccgagtcccgagtccgagtccgatttggccttgccgagtccgagccgagtccgagtcccgtttctttggtcaAGACAAACCTTGATCAAGTTGAAACGAGTTTGGAGATACCCCTAGGCATGCCCTTGAAAGGCTTATGGCCaccaaaaatgaagattttgagctagaacatggatttcgctcctgacccttccaaatggtccaaagcgaaatcctaaataggtcctgtccctagcCATGGTTTTGAGCGAATTTCCCCTTTCAGGCCTTCCTAAGGACAAAACAAGTGTTGTCTTCATGAGAGAGGAATCTAAATGTGAAAATCATGACAATGCAAGGTAAGAAGGAAGTAAAATTCAACCTAagggaagaaaatcgctcctgacccttccaaagggtcaagagcgaatttcttcacCGGACACTATTCCTTGCTCCAAACTACACGCTAGTGCATTCCCAATCAATTTTGAAGCCTAAAGGACTTGTTCTTAATGACCTAAGGGATAAAGGATGAAGCtaagtgaaggaaaacaagcaaatcttgaatttcactcttgacccttcctaagggtccagagcgaaattcccaagatcacctaatttgctcatgatggagGCTAAAATATGAATTCCTAGGCCTTGGTGGAAAGAAGACTAGTATATGCTTGCCTTGGAAAGCAATTTGGAGTAAAGAAATGATACAATTTGGACCTAAtcacaaaaatcgctcctgacccttccaaagggtccagggcgaagtccTTTGAAATCCCTATTTTTCACCTTGATTGAAGGCAAATTGCGAGTTCATGATGGCAAGAACATTAAGAGGTTAAGGATCAAAATGGTGAAATAATGGAAAGATGGAGTGGATGGAGTAAAGTGGCAAACATTAAGTCTTGAAGACTACTTCAACATCCCCTAGACTTGCCTATGTCTCTTCAAAAGATTCACAAGCAAGTCGCATTCAAGACACATTTTTCCTCTCCTAAATTGCTAATCAAACCTCATTTTGAATTAAAAATGCAAATCCGCCTTGATTAAACACTTGTCAAATGGGCTAGAATTGATCTTTGAgccataaaattcaaaaaattcactcTTTGCCAcccaattatattttttttaagctTTATTGCTATGTCGGCCACCTTGGAGAtgaaatttttaaattatatttgtttatttaaaaGGTTCGCCTCTTGGGGAAAAGGAAGAAAGCGCCCTATAAAGGAAAGTAAATTTTGCAagcattaatcattcattcatatttTCTTCCTAAGCGAATTTGAGGAGCAGATTTGGAGCAGCGAATTACAACAGGTGTAGGCGAATTTCTGATCTAGGAAGGCTGGTCAAGGTCTAAATCTGCAAAGGCAGACCTGACGCTTTTGAACTCCTTTGAATACCATTTGGAAAGAAGGCGGATCCAGCAGCAATCTACCTTTTTATCCATCTTTTCAAGTTGATAATTAGAAATCCAGAGTAAGGTATGTACAATCTGCTTTTGAAGGTGTATTGAAGATCTGATTCAAATTTCTATATCAATCTTCTTAAGGTTAGGTCTTC from Cryptomeria japonica chromosome 3, Sugi_1.0, whole genome shotgun sequence harbors:
- the LOC131038919 gene encoding uncharacterized protein LOC131038919; amino-acid sequence: MLRCKMALRRMIVGEEWSSSSYAATPAGKDMADCIFDERGFWSPCDEIVKFVKPLVVLLRVADGEKPAMGYIYEGMDRAKEGIKSIYAGDESKYGPIWQIIDKRWHHQLHRPIHAAAYYLNPAFHFSPTFRADAEVLDGLYSVMEKMAPVGCTQTDLMRELQLFSNAQGETFSRPIAKESRTTMMPDNWWSFFGPTTPNLQKLAIRILSQPCSASSCERNWSMFEHIHSKRRNRLSVEKMNDLIFVHYNLRLRMRKNALADISPIILDEVDPEAEWAIETDPVAVFSDDDTDWIDQVDIEAEAVAMAEEEQRARAERGDSEADGDSDTDGDSGTDVS